One genomic region from Gemmatimonadota bacterium encodes:
- a CDS encoding tetratricopeptide repeat protein translates to MSERPHFQRLEEVFLAAEALPPSEREAFVDGACAGDEALAADVRALLTSARRADGAWERAIHAGVEDVTRGWARPDRVGPYRLLEPLGEGGMGSVWLAERDDDEFHRRVAVKLIRPGAGGVALVRRFRSERQILADLDHPNVARLLDGGTTEDGLPWLVMEHVDGVPIDVYCDGRHLSVESRLRLFLRVCDAVAHAHQRLVVHRDLKPGNVLVTEDGTPKLLDFGVADLLRTAEADAELTRTVAYLMTPAYAAPEQVRGEPTTTATDVYALGLLLYELLTGQAPQRVGSLAPADVQRVVCDELPARPSTAVLRTAPRESEGHTAATPETVSEVRGTVPFRLARTLSGDLDNIVLMALRKEPQRRYSSVEALAADVQAYLELRPVRARPSTVRYRARKFVSRNRGALGATVAGVMLLAGVIGFSGRRLQQERDRAQLEAARAQRVSDFMTGVFELADIEYASGTGGNVTAQELLRRGAERAGAELPDEPLILASFLSTIGTAEEGLGNLERARILWDSALVLRRRFAGERSAEVASSLTDLGSLYYESGQYDSALVVWERAMALRADVQGERHNLFAEAVNNVGKALQELGQYERATELVQRAHELHRLNEGDEAHAVAMTLLNLGQLWQLQGEPERALAAEREAVAISRAREARNEPNDLPTALHNLGTTLQGRRELEEAEASYREALALISTRGGTQTPAEAATLVSLASLLEQKGEVDEAEETYRRAIAMERPFLGADHPNLAYDITNLANLYTRNARYDAAEPLYREAVGIVERSLPEDNAFRARPIAAYGELLVRTGRSRAAEPLLRDALAVAEAAVGPSHPFVASVQSSLGAALMELGRSAEAVAPLEAALATLTEAFGAEDGRTDAVRERLVGVYEAQGRLDDLARIRGGGR, encoded by the coding sequence ATGAGCGAGCGCCCCCACTTCCAACGCCTCGAAGAGGTGTTCCTCGCCGCCGAAGCGCTCCCTCCCTCGGAGCGCGAGGCGTTCGTGGACGGCGCATGCGCCGGAGACGAGGCGCTCGCGGCCGACGTCCGCGCCCTGCTCACGTCGGCGCGGCGGGCGGACGGAGCCTGGGAGCGGGCCATCCACGCAGGCGTGGAGGATGTCACCCGCGGGTGGGCCCGCCCCGACCGCGTGGGACCCTACCGGCTGCTGGAGCCGCTCGGCGAGGGCGGCATGGGAAGCGTATGGCTGGCCGAGCGCGACGACGACGAGTTCCACCGCCGGGTGGCGGTCAAGCTGATCCGTCCGGGTGCGGGGGGCGTGGCGCTCGTGCGCCGGTTCCGGTCCGAGCGGCAGATCCTGGCGGACCTGGACCACCCCAACGTGGCCCGCCTCCTGGACGGGGGCACGACCGAAGACGGCCTCCCCTGGCTGGTGATGGAGCACGTGGACGGCGTACCGATCGACGTCTACTGCGACGGGCGCCACCTCTCCGTCGAGAGCCGGCTGCGGCTGTTCCTGCGGGTATGTGACGCCGTCGCGCACGCTCATCAACGTCTGGTGGTGCACCGCGACCTGAAGCCCGGCAACGTGCTCGTCACCGAGGACGGTACGCCCAAGCTGCTGGACTTCGGCGTGGCCGACCTCCTGCGCACCGCAGAGGCGGACGCGGAGCTGACGCGCACGGTCGCCTACCTCATGACCCCCGCGTACGCGGCGCCGGAGCAGGTGCGGGGCGAACCCACGACCACCGCCACCGACGTCTACGCCCTCGGACTGCTGCTGTACGAGCTGCTCACCGGGCAGGCGCCGCAACGGGTGGGATCACTCGCCCCGGCGGACGTGCAACGCGTCGTGTGCGACGAGCTCCCGGCCCGCCCCAGCACGGCCGTGCTGCGCACCGCGCCCCGGGAGAGCGAGGGCCACACCGCCGCGACCCCGGAGACGGTCAGCGAGGTGCGGGGGACGGTCCCGTTCCGCCTGGCCCGTACGCTCAGCGGGGATCTGGACAACATCGTCCTCATGGCGCTGCGCAAGGAGCCGCAGCGCCGCTATTCCTCCGTGGAGGCGCTGGCTGCCGACGTGCAGGCCTATCTGGAGCTACGGCCCGTTCGCGCCCGCCCCAGCACGGTGCGCTATCGCGCGCGCAAGTTCGTGTCCCGCAACAGGGGCGCGCTCGGCGCGACCGTGGCGGGCGTGATGCTCCTCGCCGGAGTGATCGGCTTCTCCGGCCGTAGGCTCCAGCAGGAGCGCGACCGGGCGCAACTGGAGGCGGCGCGCGCCCAACGCGTGTCGGATTTCATGACGGGCGTCTTCGAGCTGGCCGACATCGAGTACGCGTCCGGCACGGGGGGCAATGTCACGGCGCAGGAGCTGCTGCGCCGCGGCGCCGAGCGCGCCGGGGCCGAACTGCCCGACGAACCGCTGATCCTGGCCTCGTTCCTCTCCACCATCGGCACCGCCGAGGAGGGGCTGGGCAACCTCGAGCGAGCGCGTATCCTGTGGGACTCCGCCCTCGTGCTCCGGCGCCGCTTCGCGGGGGAGCGCAGCGCAGAGGTGGCCTCCTCCCTGACCGACCTGGGCAGTCTGTACTACGAGTCGGGCCAGTACGACAGCGCGCTCGTGGTCTGGGAGCGAGCCATGGCACTGCGGGCCGACGTGCAGGGGGAGCGGCACAACCTGTTCGCCGAAGCCGTCAACAACGTGGGCAAGGCCCTCCAGGAGCTGGGCCAGTACGAACGCGCCACGGAGCTGGTGCAGCGCGCGCACGAGCTGCACCGCCTCAACGAAGGCGACGAGGCCCACGCGGTCGCGATGACCCTGCTGAACCTGGGGCAGCTCTGGCAGCTCCAGGGCGAGCCGGAGCGGGCGCTGGCGGCGGAGCGGGAGGCCGTGGCCATCTCCCGGGCGCGGGAGGCGCGCAACGAGCCCAACGACCTCCCCACGGCGCTCCACAACCTGGGCACCACCTTGCAAGGCCGACGCGAGCTCGAGGAAGCGGAGGCGTCCTATCGGGAGGCGTTGGCCCTGATCTCCACGCGGGGGGGAACGCAGACGCCGGCCGAAGCGGCCACACTCGTCTCGCTGGCGTCCCTGCTCGAGCAGAAGGGCGAGGTGGACGAGGCGGAGGAGACCTATCGCCGCGCCATCGCCATGGAGCGGCCCTTCCTCGGTGCCGACCATCCCAACCTGGCCTACGACATCACCAACCTGGCCAACCTGTACACCCGCAACGCCCGCTATGACGCGGCCGAGCCGCTCTACCGGGAGGCCGTCGGGATCGTGGAGCGCTCGCTTCCGGAGGACAATGCGTTCCGCGCCCGTCCCATCGCCGCCTACGGCGAGCTGCTGGTGCGTACCGGGCGGTCCCGCGCCGCCGAGCCGCTGCTGCGGGATGCGCTCGCGGTCGCCGAAGCGGCCGTGGGCCCCTCGCATCCCTTCGTGGCCAGCGTGCAGTCGTCGCTGGGAGCCGCGTTGATGGAGCTGGGGCGGAGCGCGGAGGCCGTGGCCCCCCTGGAAGCCGCCCTCGCGACGCTCACCGAGGCGTTCGGCGCCGAGGACGGTCGCACGGACGCCGTGCGCGAGCGGCTGGTCGGCGTCTACGAAGCGCAGGGCCGCCTGGACGACCTGGCCCGGATCCGCGGAGGAGGTCGCTGA
- a CDS encoding metallopeptidase family protein, producing the protein MPAVKLDDPNAAFQPAGGTRAEMKYDAFARAAERAFEEIPPAYREGVDGLTVSRSAHAHPERAGVWTLGECVTESYPSDFGSAETVRSVVVLYWGSFRNLAREDPDFDWDAELWETLTHELKHHLESLAADDGLEGVDYAMDEHFARLDGESFDPWYYRRGEPVPGGGFRFEDHLFWEREWKEAPPARVQIDVGGRPRLVPVPEDLADVHFLVVEDAPADGPEIEVVLVRRVGLRERVGRALKGGSVSLGETLVRMEGEGERE; encoded by the coding sequence GTGCCGGCGGTGAAGTTGGACGACCCGAATGCCGCGTTCCAGCCCGCCGGAGGCACGCGAGCCGAGATGAAGTACGACGCCTTCGCCCGCGCCGCCGAGCGCGCGTTCGAGGAGATCCCGCCTGCCTACCGCGAGGGCGTGGACGGGCTGACGGTCTCCCGCTCCGCGCACGCGCACCCGGAGCGTGCGGGCGTCTGGACCCTGGGCGAGTGCGTCACCGAGAGCTATCCCTCCGACTTCGGGAGCGCGGAGACCGTGCGCTCGGTGGTCGTGCTCTATTGGGGGTCCTTCCGGAACCTGGCGCGCGAGGATCCGGATTTCGATTGGGACGCCGAGCTGTGGGAGACGCTGACGCACGAGCTCAAGCACCACCTGGAGTCCCTGGCGGCCGACGATGGGTTGGAAGGCGTCGACTACGCGATGGACGAGCATTTCGCCCGGCTGGACGGCGAATCCTTCGATCCCTGGTACTACCGCCGGGGCGAGCCTGTCCCGGGCGGCGGCTTCCGTTTCGAGGACCATCTGTTCTGGGAGCGGGAGTGGAAGGAGGCGCCGCCGGCCCGCGTGCAGATCGACGTGGGAGGCCGCCCGCGCCTCGTACCGGTTCCGGAGGACCTCGCGGACGTGCACTTTCTGGTCGTCGAGGACGCGCCGGCCGACGGCCCCGAGATCGAGGTGGTGCTGGTCCGGCGCGTGGGTCTGCGCGAGCGCGTGGGTCGGGCACTGAAGGGCGGGAGTGTGAGCCTCGGCGAGACCCTGGTGCGCATGGAAGGGGAGGGGGAGCGGGAGTGA
- the nth gene encoding endonuclease III: MPRESRKALRERAATLYELLQAQYPDAHCALDHRNAYELAAATILSAQCTDERVNQVTPALFARYPAVDDLAAARPEELEEIIRSTGFFRNKAKNLIGMASAVVERHGGALPREMDALTTLPGIGRKTANVILGNAFGIDEGVVVDTHVGRLSGRLRLTRHTDPVKIERDLMDLFPRERWTMLAHLLIFHGRQVCVARTPRCRECVVAHLCPSARL; encoded by the coding sequence ATGCCCCGCGAATCCAGGAAGGCCCTCCGCGAGCGCGCGGCCACCCTCTACGAGCTGCTGCAGGCGCAGTATCCCGATGCGCACTGCGCGCTCGACCATCGCAACGCCTACGAGCTGGCCGCGGCCACGATCCTGTCGGCGCAATGCACGGATGAGCGGGTCAACCAGGTGACGCCCGCCCTCTTCGCGCGCTATCCCGCCGTGGACGACCTGGCCGCCGCGCGTCCCGAGGAGCTCGAGGAGATCATCCGCTCCACGGGCTTCTTCCGGAACAAGGCCAAGAACCTCATCGGCATGGCGAGCGCGGTGGTGGAGCGGCACGGAGGTGCGCTGCCACGGGAGATGGATGCGCTGACGACGCTGCCCGGCATCGGACGCAAGACCGCCAACGTGATCCTCGGGAACGCATTCGGGATCGACGAGGGCGTGGTCGTGGACACCCACGTGGGTCGGCTCTCCGGACGGCTGCGCCTGACCCGCCATACCGATCCGGTCAAGATCGAGCGCGACCTCATGGATCTCTTCCCGCGGGAGCGGTGGACGATGCTCGCCCACCTGCTGATCTTCCACGGCCGCCAGGTGTGCGTGGCGCGCACCCCGCGCTGTCGCGAGTGCGTGGTTGCGCACCTGTGCCCCTCCGCCCGACTCTGA
- a CDS encoding HDIG domain-containing protein → MPTREEALRLMESWVDDPGLRKHMLAVEAAVRHYARSYGADEELWGLAGLLHDLDWEKHPDEHPHVGVAKLREDGYPDEVIDAVLAHAWPDRSDVEPVTDLQKVLCACDELSGLVYACCLVRPNGIDDLEPKSVVKKLKDKAFAAGVSREEVARGIERLGVERTQHIQNVIDGLRGAAATLEIRAQDRARP, encoded by the coding sequence ATGCCGACGCGTGAGGAAGCGCTCCGACTCATGGAGTCCTGGGTGGACGACCCCGGGCTGCGGAAGCACATGCTGGCCGTGGAGGCCGCCGTGCGGCACTACGCCCGGAGCTATGGTGCCGACGAGGAGCTGTGGGGCCTGGCGGGCCTGCTGCACGACCTCGACTGGGAGAAGCACCCGGACGAACACCCGCACGTGGGGGTGGCCAAGCTGCGCGAGGACGGCTACCCCGATGAGGTGATCGACGCCGTGCTGGCGCATGCCTGGCCCGACCGCTCCGACGTCGAGCCGGTCACGGACCTGCAGAAGGTGCTGTGCGCGTGTGACGAGCTGTCCGGGTTGGTGTATGCCTGCTGTCTGGTGCGGCCCAACGGCATCGACGACCTGGAGCCGAAGTCCGTGGTCAAGAAGCTCAAGGACAAGGCGTTCGCGGCCGGCGTCAGCCGCGAGGAGGTGGCGCGCGGGATCGAGCGCCTGGGGGTGGAGCGGACCCAGCACATCCAGAACGTGATCGACGGGCTGCGCGGTGCCGCCGCGACCCTGGAGATCCGGGCGCAGGATCGGGCGCGCCCGTAG
- a CDS encoding M6 family metalloprotease domain-containing protein: MRHRPLAPLIGLLASLGATALGAQDVELLGRVHGTRPPEGYFARRAVDPDAFEFGRALRRRTAAVRPGGGRLEAALTPLGPREARVRGVFTFPVILGLFSDTQGQGPFAPADIQAAFFDGPTPTGTITELYREMSGGLVEVRGRTLPWQRSALTQAQVAGNSSGLGFGARVGSFIAEVVAALDAGGSVDWGAFDNDGPDGVPNSGDDDGFVDVLTVMHPTAGAECSGNERSDRVWSHRWTLTAWGVGPLVTSTPSASGGSIRVDDYTIQPVLDCEGTGLNQIGVYAHELGHGFGLPDLYAVGGLGHAGIGQWGLMGSGAWGCPGPYNPARPCHMSAWSKVVLGWIDPEDVPLGADLGTRTLPPVVTSRTVLRVPSGDGSGTYLLLENRQPVGFDDNLTRGGLLVWEVDPTEVAARWPTNTVNTFADRPGVRLLEADGRSDLLRPNGGRGDAGDPWPGSELRTGLHAGSTPATRTRGGEPMGITLVDIEEAGSLVRFRLYTRYQTIRLRTEGATGGAGLVRVDGAQTAAGPVTVRSAPFQAHAFEAAPGEPVSPGVRTGFLGWDDGADRVRSFVTGLADTVLTARYGGTEYEVAITEVSAQPSVDPADIRVTPGTADGWAAAGSDVAIEALPRTGFTFREWGGALAGSPNPLLRRMDAPLAGEAIFDVTFAAADPGAPVALTAARAAEVRVEATNANLPVTWSLVTGALPSGLVLDPAGALRGAPLATGRFPVVLRVRDAIGLEGTLALELDVGAPVLGLSLLAAPFLESGTGPDVLEAAFLDRVGNRNGGYDLGDLRAWVGAHPELPLTSEERALVRVLAGTVTLPGGSR; the protein is encoded by the coding sequence GTGCGCCACCGCCCGCTCGCCCCGTTGATCGGCCTCCTGGCCTCGCTGGGGGCCACCGCCCTCGGCGCCCAGGACGTCGAGCTGCTCGGCCGGGTGCACGGGACCCGCCCGCCGGAAGGCTACTTCGCGCGCCGGGCCGTCGATCCCGACGCCTTCGAGTTCGGGCGGGCGCTCCGACGCCGGACCGCGGCCGTGCGCCCGGGGGGTGGACGTCTCGAGGCCGCCCTCACACCCCTGGGCCCGCGGGAGGCCCGCGTCCGCGGGGTGTTCACCTTCCCGGTGATCCTGGGCCTCTTCTCCGACACCCAGGGCCAGGGCCCCTTCGCGCCCGCCGACATCCAGGCCGCGTTCTTCGACGGGCCCACCCCGACCGGCACCATCACCGAGCTCTATCGCGAGATGTCCGGTGGCCTCGTCGAGGTGCGGGGACGGACCCTCCCCTGGCAGCGGAGCGCGCTCACGCAGGCCCAGGTGGCGGGCAACTCCAGCGGGCTCGGCTTCGGCGCGCGGGTCGGCAGCTTCATCGCGGAGGTGGTGGCCGCGCTGGACGCGGGTGGCAGCGTGGATTGGGGCGCGTTCGACAACGACGGACCCGACGGCGTGCCCAACTCCGGCGACGACGACGGGTTCGTGGACGTGCTGACCGTGATGCATCCCACGGCGGGCGCGGAGTGCAGCGGCAACGAGCGCTCCGACCGGGTGTGGTCGCATCGGTGGACGCTGACCGCCTGGGGCGTGGGCCCGCTGGTGACGTCCACGCCGTCGGCCTCGGGCGGGTCCATCCGGGTGGACGACTACACCATCCAGCCCGTGCTCGACTGCGAGGGGACCGGGCTCAACCAGATCGGTGTGTATGCCCACGAGCTGGGCCACGGGTTCGGGCTGCCCGACCTGTACGCCGTGGGGGGGCTGGGCCATGCGGGGATCGGGCAATGGGGTCTGATGGGCTCCGGCGCCTGGGGCTGTCCCGGACCGTACAACCCGGCCCGGCCCTGTCACATGAGCGCCTGGTCCAAGGTGGTGCTGGGGTGGATCGATCCCGAGGACGTGCCGCTGGGCGCCGACCTGGGCACCCGCACCCTGCCGCCGGTGGTGACCAGCCGGACCGTGTTGCGCGTTCCGTCGGGAGACGGGAGCGGCACGTACCTCCTGCTGGAGAACCGCCAGCCGGTCGGCTTCGACGACAACCTCACGCGCGGCGGCCTGCTGGTGTGGGAGGTCGATCCGACCGAGGTGGCGGCGCGCTGGCCCACCAACACCGTGAACACCTTCGCCGATCGCCCCGGCGTGCGGCTGTTGGAGGCGGACGGGCGCAGCGACCTCCTGCGTCCGAACGGAGGACGGGGAGACGCAGGGGATCCCTGGCCCGGCAGCGAGCTGCGCACGGGACTGCACGCGGGCTCGACGCCCGCGACGCGGACGCGCGGCGGGGAGCCGATGGGCATCACGCTCGTCGACATCGAGGAGGCGGGCAGCCTCGTGCGCTTCCGGCTCTACACCCGCTACCAGACGATCCGCCTCCGCACCGAGGGGGCGACGGGCGGAGCGGGCCTCGTGCGGGTGGACGGCGCCCAGACGGCCGCCGGTCCGGTCACGGTCCGCTCGGCACCTTTCCAGGCGCACGCGTTCGAGGCCGCACCGGGCGAGCCGGTCTCACCCGGTGTCCGCACCGGCTTCCTCGGTTGGGACGACGGCGCCGACCGGGTGCGCTCGTTCGTCACGGGCCTTGCGGATACGGTGCTCACCGCCCGATACGGGGGCACCGAGTACGAGGTGGCGATCACCGAGGTGAGCGCCCAGCCCTCGGTCGACCCGGCCGACATCCGCGTCACACCCGGCACGGCGGACGGGTGGGCCGCGGCCGGCAGTGACGTCGCGATCGAGGCGCTCCCGCGCACGGGCTTCACCTTCCGGGAGTGGGGGGGCGCGCTGGCCGGATCCCCGAACCCGCTGCTGCGGCGCATGGACGCTCCGCTGGCGGGGGAGGCGATCTTCGACGTCACCTTCGCGGCGGCCGATCCGGGGGCTCCGGTCGCGCTCACCGCGGCGCGCGCCGCCGAGGTCCGCGTCGAGGCCACGAACGCCAACCTGCCCGTGACGTGGAGCTTGGTCACCGGCGCGCTGCCCAGCGGTCTGGTGCTCGATCCCGCCGGCGCGCTGCGGGGCGCGCCGCTTGCCACCGGGCGCTTTCCCGTGGTCCTGCGCGTGCGGGACGCGATCGGCCTCGAGGGCACGCTGGCCCTGGAGCTGGACGTGGGTGCGCCGGTGCTGGGCCTGTCCCTGCTGGCCGCGCCGTTCCTGGAATCGGGCACGGGACCCGACGTGCTCGAGGCGGCCTTCCTGGACCGCGTCGGCAATCGCAATGGCGGGTACGATCTGGGCGACCTGCGCGCCTGGGTCGGCGCCCACCCGGAGCTGCCGCTCACGTCGGAGGAGCGCGCGCTGGTGCGCGTGCTGGCGGGCACGGTGACGCTGCCCGGGGGGAGCCGATGA
- the carB gene encoding carbamoyl-phosphate synthase large subunit — MPKRTDLESILILGSGPIIIGQACEFDYSGTQAVRALKEEGYRTILINSNPATIMTDPDLADRTYIEPLTLEWVQRVIEREKPDALLPTMGGQTALNLAIQLHESGFLEEHGVELIGANARSIAMAEDREQFAEAMARIGLALPHGGFAQTVEEARAIVENTGYPAIIRPSFTLGGTGGGIAYNVEEFDAAVRRGLDASPITEVLVDRSVIGWKEYELEVVRDGADNVIIICSIENIDPMGVHTGDSVTVAPAQTLTDVEYQKMRNAAIAIIREIGVEAGGCNIQFAVDPRTGEMLIVEMNPRVSRSSALASKATGFPIARVGAKLAVGYLLHELPNDITRITPASFEPVLDYTVVKFPRFAFEKFAEVNPTLGVQMKSVGETMAIGRTFKAAWQKGLRGLEVGRPGWTIGRTLKDDALTADDPDSLLAALRRPTAERPFQIKRAFLAGISAEEIADATKFDPWFVDQLEELVELERWYVALEEPTAADLRRMKRNGFSDRQLADLRGETEKAVRERRHAWGIRPTYNVVDTCAGEFPAQTPYYYSSYEDEDEAQPSDRKKIVILGSGPNRIGQGIEFDYCCVQAVLALSEAGYETIMVNSNPETVSTDFDVSDKLYFEPLTLEDVVEIIDREKPLGVIVQLGGQTPLNLAEALGELGVPILGTSVDAIDRSEDRERFEKVCRIIGATVPDNGIATNVEDAVRVAAGIGFPVLVRPSYVLGGRAMQIVYDEPSLRGYFEEAVRASPDHPVLIDRFIEDAFEADVDALSDGTDVVIAGVMHHIENAGVHSGDSACVLPPLGLDPAVAQEIRSLTRKFALELGVVGLINVQYAIRDGRVYVLEVNPRASRTVPFVSKATGIPFARLAARVMAGERIADLGIPENPRVGGVAVKEAVLPFARFEVDIILGPEMRSTGEVMGFDDTFGMAFAKAQASAYNELPIQPPATLIVTVNDLDKPTVLPLIRKYHEIGFRVLATAGTQGFLVENGVPAEIVYKVGEDRPNMVDLIVSGDVHLLINTPLGRKSQYDDYALRRAAITYKVPYLTTMASAKAALDALVALRGDRHHVRTVQERIADVRQATPA, encoded by the coding sequence GTGCCCAAACGCACCGACCTGGAGTCGATCCTCATCCTGGGATCCGGGCCGATCATCATCGGCCAGGCATGCGAGTTCGACTATTCCGGCACCCAGGCCGTCCGCGCGTTGAAGGAGGAGGGCTACCGCACCATCCTCATCAACTCCAATCCAGCCACCATCATGACCGATCCCGACCTCGCGGATCGGACCTACATCGAGCCGTTGACGCTCGAGTGGGTGCAGCGCGTGATCGAACGGGAGAAGCCCGATGCGCTGCTCCCGACGATGGGCGGGCAGACGGCGCTCAACCTGGCGATCCAGTTGCACGAGAGCGGCTTCCTGGAGGAGCACGGCGTCGAGCTCATCGGGGCCAACGCGCGCTCCATCGCCATGGCCGAGGATCGCGAACAGTTCGCGGAGGCGATGGCGCGCATCGGGCTGGCGCTTCCGCACGGCGGCTTCGCCCAGACGGTGGAGGAGGCGCGTGCCATCGTCGAGAACACGGGCTACCCCGCCATCATCCGCCCCAGCTTCACGCTCGGGGGCACCGGCGGCGGCATCGCCTACAACGTCGAGGAGTTCGACGCGGCCGTGCGCCGCGGGCTCGATGCGTCTCCGATCACCGAGGTCCTGGTGGATCGCAGCGTGATCGGTTGGAAGGAGTACGAGCTGGAGGTCGTCCGGGACGGCGCGGACAACGTCATCATCATCTGCTCCATCGAGAACATCGACCCCATGGGCGTGCACACCGGTGACTCCGTCACGGTGGCTCCGGCGCAGACGCTCACGGACGTCGAATACCAGAAGATGCGCAACGCCGCCATCGCCATCATCCGCGAGATCGGCGTGGAGGCCGGCGGCTGCAACATCCAGTTCGCGGTGGATCCGCGCACGGGCGAGATGCTCATCGTGGAGATGAATCCGCGCGTGTCCCGCTCCAGCGCCCTGGCGTCCAAGGCCACCGGATTCCCGATCGCGCGTGTGGGTGCCAAGCTGGCCGTCGGCTACCTGCTGCACGAACTGCCCAACGACATCACCAGGATCACGCCCGCGTCGTTCGAGCCGGTGCTCGACTACACGGTCGTGAAGTTCCCCCGCTTCGCCTTCGAGAAGTTCGCGGAGGTCAACCCCACGCTCGGCGTGCAGATGAAGTCCGTGGGGGAGACCATGGCCATCGGCCGCACCTTCAAGGCGGCGTGGCAGAAGGGTTTGCGCGGCCTGGAGGTGGGACGGCCGGGTTGGACGATCGGTCGCACGCTCAAGGACGACGCGCTCACGGCGGACGATCCGGACTCGCTGCTGGCGGCGCTGCGGCGCCCCACCGCGGAGCGGCCGTTCCAGATCAAGCGTGCGTTCCTGGCCGGGATCTCCGCGGAGGAGATCGCCGATGCCACGAAGTTCGATCCCTGGTTCGTGGATCAGCTCGAGGAGCTGGTGGAGCTCGAGCGCTGGTACGTCGCGCTGGAGGAGCCGACGGCCGCGGACCTGCGGCGCATGAAGCGCAACGGGTTCTCCGACCGGCAGCTGGCGGACCTGCGCGGGGAGACCGAGAAGGCGGTGCGCGAGCGGCGGCACGCCTGGGGGATCCGTCCCACGTACAACGTGGTGGACACGTGCGCCGGGGAGTTCCCGGCGCAGACGCCCTACTACTACTCGTCCTACGAGGACGAGGACGAAGCGCAGCCCAGCGATCGGAAGAAGATCGTCATCCTGGGCAGCGGACCGAACCGGATCGGACAGGGGATCGAGTTCGACTATTGTTGCGTCCAGGCCGTGCTCGCGCTCTCCGAGGCCGGGTACGAGACCATCATGGTCAACTCCAACCCGGAGACGGTCTCCACGGACTTCGACGTCAGCGACAAGCTCTACTTCGAGCCGCTGACCCTCGAGGACGTGGTGGAGATCATCGACCGCGAGAAGCCGCTGGGCGTCATCGTGCAGCTGGGTGGGCAGACCCCGCTCAACCTGGCGGAGGCGCTGGGCGAGCTGGGGGTGCCCATCCTGGGGACGTCGGTGGACGCCATCGACCGCTCCGAGGACCGCGAGCGCTTCGAGAAGGTCTGCCGCATCATCGGAGCCACGGTGCCGGACAACGGCATCGCCACCAACGTCGAGGACGCCGTGCGGGTGGCCGCCGGCATCGGCTTCCCCGTCCTGGTCCGTCCCAGCTACGTGCTCGGCGGGCGGGCGATGCAGATCGTCTACGACGAGCCTTCCCTGCGCGGCTACTTCGAGGAGGCGGTGCGCGCCTCGCCCGACCACCCGGTCCTGATCGACCGCTTCATCGAGGACGCGTTCGAGGCGGATGTGGACGCGCTCTCCGACGGAACGGACGTGGTCATCGCGGGCGTGATGCATCACATCGAGAACGCCGGGGTGCACTCCGGCGACTCCGCGTGCGTGCTCCCGCCCCTGGGTCTGGATCCGGCCGTGGCGCAGGAGATCCGCTCGCTCACCCGCAAGTTCGCGCTCGAGCTCGGCGTGGTGGGCCTGATCAACGTCCAGTACGCGATCCGCGACGGGCGCGTCTACGTGCTCGAGGTCAACCCGCGTGCGTCGCGCACGGTCCCGTTCGTGAGCAAGGCCACCGGCATCCCCTTCGCACGGCTGGCGGCGCGCGTCATGGCGGGTGAGCGCATCGCGGACCTCGGAATTCCGGAGAACCCGCGCGTCGGAGGCGTGGCCGTGAAGGAGGCGGTGCTCCCCTTCGCGCGCTTCGAGGTGGACATCATCCTGGGGCCGGAGATGCGCTCCACGGGTGAGGTGATGGGCTTCGACGACACGTTCGGGATGGCCTTCGCCAAGGCGCAGGCGTCCGCCTACAACGAGCTGCCCATCCAGCCCCCGGCCACGTTGATCGTCACGGTCAACGACCTGGACAAGCCCACGGTGCTGCCGCTCATCCGGAAGTACCACGAGATCGGCTTCCGCGTGCTGGCCACGGCGGGTACCCAGGGCTTCCTGGTGGAGAACGGGGTCCCGGCCGAGATCGTGTACAAGGTGGGCGAGGATCGGCCCAACATGGTGGATCTCATCGTGAGCGGGGACGTGCACCTGCTGATCAACACACCGCTCGGTCGGAAGTCCCAGTACGACGATTACGCCCTGCGTCGGGCCGCCATCACGTACAAGGTGCCGTACCTGACCACCATGGCCTCGGCCAAGGCGGCGCTGGACGCCCTGGTGGCGCTGCGCGGGGACCGGCACCACGTGCGCACCGTCCAGGAGCGCATCGCCGACGTGCGGCAGGCCACCCCGGCCTGA